TTcgtcctctgcctcctcttcgTCCGACCCAGAGGAACTGCTGTCCTCCTCCGAGCTGGAGTCGTCGCTGGACGTGCTCTCGTACCTGGACCACACGGGGGcgacagagacacaaagaacaTTTATGAAAAAGTCAGAGGAAGCACCTTTAACCCCAAACAGATGACAAAACCAGCGTGTTCCAGCCGTCTGACAGGCCAGAGAGTAAAATATTAACGCAGCCCGTCAGCTCAAAGAGCAGAGAGTAGAAATATTTCATGACTCACCCTCCGTTCACCCCGACAAACTGCAGGTTCTTCTTGGTGCCGTTGGAGTCGGCTCGGCCGTCTTTCTTCTTCATGATGGATTTCAGGGTGCTCTGACTGCACGGCTGCCCTGAagggggagagaagaagaatcaTCAGACACTAAATAAAAGCTATATTGGCCTTAAGAAGTTCAAACGAGCTTGTTTTCACAAGCTGTTAACTCGCATGGTGGCTGATACCAAAGCAGCTGAGGAACAAATAGATAAAAACCTAATAAATAAAAGGATCCTGGATGTCTGTGTCTCCTAAGATTTGTGATTCAGCTCCTGTTCCTGGTTCTGTGGTTTGGATCATTTGGGGATGTGATATTGATCTAAATGTGTATTTTGGTAGTTTGTTATAAAAGAAATcagaataaacaacaaacactaaaaaatacgcaaaataaaaaagtgtaaaaaaacaagaagagactCTTGAGCTACTGCtgagttttttctctttgcagcaGGAACAACAATCCATCCTGCAGTCGAGAGCAGCCCAACCTGATTAAAACTCATTACAAAGGGCTGATAAAGTCAGGTGACATGATGGAGAGCAGATATTAAGTGTTCGTCTCACGTTCTCTGTGCAGCGATCAGTCAGCCAGGAGCTGCAGAGTTTCCCAAAACCCAGAAGTATCTCACTTATTTTAAGTACAGGCCTTGAAAACCAGGATCCCGGCAGAGAGAACCAGAACGCTCCTGCACATCTGCCAAGACTTGCCTCAGCAGAGGGGCCTCTTTTACTGCTCTTTGCAGGGAGGGGGGCACAACAACTGAGCGTTCGTGTAGCAACATGTATGCAGCTGCGTGTGCACTGTGACCGCTGTGAGCGCAGCAGCACGTTCCCATGTTTTGACAGGTGATGATGTTTATACGCAGAGTGTCAGGGCCGTGTAGATGATCCTGTCCTactgaaacaggaacaaaccTCAGCCATCCGCAGCCGTTTCTCAACCCACTCTGATTTTCATGTAATTGCTGAGGAACGGGAGACGGCTTTTTGTTTAGAAGATGCATTCTAGCCTCCAAACCGCAGTTTAACATGAGATCAGATAACTCTGCCGGAAAGAAGATTCTTCCAGCTTCCTTCCCTCATTCAGTCGCAGCTTGAGATTTATTACAGACATCTCCGTTCTTTTTTGAGTTACGACCACCTGATCAAAAATCTGACCATGTCTCTTATTTACTGGTTTATGAATTCCTCGATCTGTCTCCACACCGCACCGTCTGCAGCTTATTTAGATCACAGTTCCTCTTCTGGAATTGCAACGATCTGCctgtcatttctatttttaaagcCGATGTGCTGTTTCTCTCTGGAGAGCTGCTGAGTTATTTCAGAGAGATTCAAGAAGCAGCATTTAATAGTGATGGTGTGAAAAGCCTCCTAGATGTGAGGGTGACACTTCGGTGTTTAATCCagacatatttgtttttgtaccactgggaggaaaaggaggagttTTCTAACCTCAATGTGAGTTTcctgttaaaataaaaccttCAATTAAAAACGCAGAGAACTCAGCAGGAGAATCATCTTAAACACAGACCAAACTCGTCTGATCTAGAGCCAGCTGACCCTCCAACCCACCAAAACAAGATGCAGTGAGTCACGTATTATTCCTGCAGTTTAAAATACTCTGTTGCTATGATGTGATGCCCAACACATGAAAAATCCTGCTGCACCAGCGaaccaagaacacacacacacacctattcCATGAAGTCTGCATCCTGTGTGGCACTACAGAAGGCTGTCAGCTCCATCAGATCTTTTTACAGTTTCTCCTTATTTACATCAAATATGAAATCATGAGCTTGTCTAAATCAAACTCAGTAAAACTAAAGTAGGTTGTTATTTTGAACCCAAATTTGGAGAAACACGGAATGGAAGATTGTTGCTATCAGAAGAAGGTTCAGCTGTTCGGACCAGAACAaaatgaggagaagaaaaagtgaGTGACGTTTGGACTAATGTTCTCCCATCACTCCCCCGTCTGTTCAGATTTAACGGACTACTTTTAAACACCCCGGACGTCACAATCCAGGCCTCAGAGCCTTCAGGCCCCCTGGACTCTGgaacaccctttttttttccctttaacaAAGTCTTACTATCGTTCCTTTACTGCTTTTACTGTATTTGCAGATACATTTAATCTGCCATctgtaaatatatttgatgTTTCTTCACAATGACTCCATAAGGCTGATTTGATTTTAGAGAGGTTATCACTAAACATCTGACACTCGGGTGCTGTTGCGAGGGAAGTCGTACCGTGCAGAGCCGTCGACATCTGCAGGTCCATTCGGCTCTTCTGCTCAGCGGCGCTGATCTGCTGCTGAGCTGGCGTGTCGGCCACAGAGAGAGTCTGGGGGCGAAGCTGCTGGCTGAGCTCTGAAACAGGAGCAGAGGGTCAGAAGTTATTGCAGCTTATGACAGCGGACTGGGTCGAGAAAAACCTCCACCTCTACGCCATTATATAAGAAAAGGCTGCCTTTTGTGTCTCAGAGTTGTAAACAggctcttttgtttcttttatttcgTAGTGCTTTTTGATAAACTCTTGTTTTTTGGGGGTTCACTCTGTAATTTCCTTTTGCCTTGATTGCACCTTTTGCTAAATTGTCGGCCACCAACAGctggtttgtgttgctgtgtgtgtgtgtgttacagagtGAAAGCTGAAACGCAAAAATTCCACTTCAACGGCAACTCCCGTTACTTTGATGTGAAGTTGTTCTCTTGCAGCTTGTGTGAAGTGCTGTGATTATACTGATTTAAAGTTACGAGAAGAGgagacaacaaaaaaccaaaGGAGGCCAGCAAACTGAGCAGGGACGAGCttgcacacaacacaaacaaccccccccccccttgcatgAATGAAGGTTATGTAACTTGGAGGGAGCCATGAATCAGCATCAACAGCGAGGTGTTAGCGAGGGCAGGGCGTTCCGCTAAAACAACAAGTGGCCGATTTGTGCGACGTTAACTGGCTCCTGAAAAGAAGTGAGCTCATTGTTGGTTCACGTCCAAAGCCCCCGCTGCATTTTTCAGGGTCAGAGATAACTTCGGCCTGTCCGTTCCCATCAGGGCTCCTCTTCGGGCCGACTGTGACCAATTCAGCAGAAACTGGGCCGGCACTCGGGCCAAAACCACATCTGCAACATCTGTCACTGCTACAGATGTTTCACTGTCCtctgaaggaaaattaaaatctgtttcgtaaaaatgaaaacacattgaaGTTGTTTCATTACtgtgatgtcttctcaaaggAACCCCAGAAAACAACATCATGTCTCTTccactcaaaataaaataaattaacctGTTGATGTCTGACATGAAGATAGAGGATTCCTGCATTGATTTGAATGTTATTAAAGAAACATTCTGAACATTTTGAAGTTCCAGCATGTGGAACTTGTTTAATCTGTTGTGTAATAATTTAAtacaagaagaaaaatctgttctctctcttccttcgGGCATTGATGGTGATCAATTAGTTAGTTTCTGTTGCCtgatgtgacctttgacctcaaagGAACGGCGTTTGTGAAGATGAGCGTTCTCACCTTTCTCTGAACGAGCAGCGTCCGACTGCACCTTCAGGATGTCCTCCATGCTCCCGTACTTCATGACGGAGTTGATGGATGACAGCGTGCTGACCAGCTGGCTGTTGATGGAGCCGAACTGGGACTGGGGCTGACCGAAGGCCTCTGCCAGCTCGCTGTAGTTCTCCGCCAGCAGCATCTGttgctcctgcagcagcttctggACCCTCTCGATGTAATGGTCCAGTCCGGCGCCCTCCTGGGCCGGAGCCTTCAACTGTGCAGGCTCCGCTTTGACCTCCTTGCCACCGTTGTTGCTGGTGACGGATTCAGCTGGCTGGGAGGGGCCACATGCTATGTTTCTAGTTTTTAACCCAACCAAGAAATTCTCGTGGATGCTCACCAGTCCGACCCCACATTCTTTGGTTTTAGCTGAGCTGGACTTGCCGAGGAGGGACTCCACGTCTGTGGTGGTTCCGACAGCAATCGAACGCATCTTTGCTGTCGAGTGAGGGTCTTTGACGAGTCCTTCTCCAGCGGCGACCGTCCTCGTTTCAGTCACAGCTGTGTTGGTCTGTTTATCACAAGTGATCAACACCATTTCAGTGAAAGAGTCCGTTAGAACAGCTGTTCTCGTGTTGGTGGATTTGTTTGCAACCTCTGTCTCAGTATTGGTCTGTTGAGTTGCCGACTCGGGAGCAGCTGTGACACCAGAGTCCACTTTGCTCACGAGAACTGGGTCAGTCCCTTGCGACACCAGTGTCTTGACAGGACTAACGATCACATCGACAGAACAGTCTCCGCAGCCGACCGACCGGGACTCTTTGCTCAGCTCTGTCATGGCTTTTCGGAGGGCCAAGCTGTCCACTGATTCCTCCGTGTTGACTCCCACCTCACAAACCATCAGCTCTATGCCGACCTGTTGGTGACACATCTCCACCCGCCTCCCGACGCACTGGTCGGTCGTCTCCACGAGCTCGTGCACCACCCACCGGTCCATCGGGATGTCCGGGCCCGTGGAGATAGTGGCCATGTTGGGTTTACAGGTCACTCCTACCGAGTGGCTTTCTACAGTTTTGGCAGTGGCAACGTGGCTGAACTCCAGATGGTCGCCCACTCCCTGGCTTCGCATCTGGACTTTGGCCTCCATGCAGACGTTGTACATCTCCGGCCGAACCATCACACCTTTGTCCACTTTTTTCTTGTTCGACCCTCCGGCCGCTTGGAGCTCCAGTTTTAGCTTCCCCATCTCCATCTGGTGGGTGGTTTCTTTCAGCTGGACCTCCAGGCGGTAGATCTTGTCTTTCAGCGATTCGAtggtctgctgctgcagctcgaTCTCTTTCTCAGCCTCGCTGCTCATGCCCAGCATGGCTTCAGTCACGCCAACCGCAGCACTGCGCGTTTCCTGCCGCTCCGTCACTACTCCTGCGTCCCGTAGACAGCGTTCGTTGTTCGTCTTCCTCTGACCAACAGGGAGGTTGTTCATGTTTTCGTCAGTAACGACGCCAATGGACTTTTGGGCGGCGTGATTCTGTGCGAGGCTGTGAGCCTGAAGTTCGTTCAGATTATTGTCCTGGCTGGTTTTCTCCAGAGCTTGGACCTCTGCAGCCAGACGTCTGAATTCGTCCAGCCGCTGAGCGCTCTGCTCCTTGGCTTCAGGCTCCATGATGTGCAGCTCTGGTTCCTTTTGAATGGGGCCCGGATTCTCCATTTGGTCGACGCAGCCGACGCTGTAGGAACGCTTACGAAAACCTCCAGGACATTGATTTTTGGATTGAGCAGccaattgtcttttctcttcctgtaGAACAGCAATCTTAACCTGTAAGATAGGAATGGTTTTCACCTGCTCTTCCAACTCTTTCAGCCTCTTGAGGGCGACCACCATCTGCTCCCGGATTTGCTGAAGGTGCAGTGGGCTTACATTGGTGACAGGCGTGGCCATGCCGGAGCTCATGGGGCTGTGGCGGATGGAGCTTCCCACTGACGGTGGATAGTACGGGTTGTACTCTCCGTTGGCGAGGTGCCCGTTAATGGTGAGAGCCTGATGGGTGCTGGGGGAGATCTGGCTTGGGGCCATTGAGCCGGAGTAAGAGGACAGCGAGCTGCTGGAGCCCATCCCGCTGAAGCTGGCAAGACGGCGGCGAGGCAGTGGGGGCTCGCTCTGCAGAGGCTGCAGAAGCAGACGCTCCTGTTCGAGCCGACGACGAGTCTCCATGAGGGTCTTCTCCACCTGGGGGTTGTGACGAGGGGCAAACCTGGGCGAGGGAGGGGGCAGGAGCTGTTTCTGCTCCGCAATGACGGAGTAGGATTGTTGCTGGAGGACTTCACAGGCCGCCCtggggagggtgggggtcaGCGGCGCAGCGACCTGGGGCCTGGGGGTGAAGAACACCGGGGACTGCTTGTCGTCGCTGTTGGAGGAGGACAAGGAGTCTGTGGAGGTCCATTCAGCCTGAGTGTTGCCCCCGCCGGTGCTGCCCCGGGGCACTGCCAAGGGTTTGGCCACTTTGGGCTTCCTCTGGATACTCAGCTTCTTGATGGTGTTGCCCCTCTCAATGTCGTCGACATACTTGAGGAAGTCCAGGTCTAGCTGGTAACCGTAAGGAGTTTCCACATAGTAGGGGGCCTCAGAATCTTTGTCATCTTCTGTGCTTGGGCATCGTTGTCCtctttctgaaaacagacagcaaaagCAAACAGTTTAGTTAAGACCTAAAAGTATCTGCATCACCTCTGGAGCGTCGGGGAAAGTGTTTCCTCGGCACCATAATTTGAGCGTGCAAGTACAAACGCGCTTTAAGTTTCTGACATCTCTGCTGAAGGAGCACGACGGTTGATGTCAGCTCAAAACTATTTCAGattcaattaaaacaaaaaagcaaaacaaagacagcgtcataatgaaatgaaaagcaaatgcTGGCTGTATGTGTAATGcagcgagggggggggggcgtgaaAACCAGAGTGTGGAAGTGCAAAGCTTGTCACAGATAAACAGCCTCTTATTTACAAATGTTGGGCAAGAGAAGAGCTGACGGGGTCACTGAGACGGGAAACAACGTCAATATTTTCAGGTCCAAACTCCAAAATCCCtcatgtttgcctttttttttttttttttaaataaagaaggCAGCATGCTAAAGCTCCCAccataaagacaaataaaaagacactTCAATCTGAGTCCAAACTCCACACGTCCGTCTGAAAGTGCAGAGATCAGGAGGCTCGGCTGCGTTGGCTAAATACAGCGTCTTGTTCTTGGTATGCCTGGAACTCTCACCAACTAAAGCAAACACAGGCTGGAAATAAACAGCCCTGCTCTCCGCTTCCTTCCCCGTCCACCCAGCAGCAAGTTCTGCCGTCAATCCTTCCCATTCAGCTGAACCAgaggtggtggtgctggtgctggtggcaggctggggggggggggggggattacaAAGCTAAGCCTGCTGCTGAACACCTTGTTGTTAAAGCTTCACTCACCTCAGACCAGCAGCATATtcttcattactttttttttttgttacagatttcttcttcactgcctCCTCGCTCCGTTTTAAAAAGAACAGGATTTACTGTCTTCTGTCTATCAGGCAGGACTGCTGGTTCTCCTCAGcgggtgtgtgtttggggggggggggggtcagaaaATCCCACTATTGGTGTAAAACCaggcacagcacagcacagctccAGCTCTGGCCCACTATTGGACAGCTGCTTCCTCCAATCCTGTGAGGCCCTGGGCCGGGCGCTTCCCTCCCCGAATAAGAGTCCTGTTCTTCGGctgaggggtggagggggggggggggactcctGACAATAACAGTCTGTTTTTAAGACAAAccgtttctctgctgttcatgcCAAACTTTCAAACTCTGCTTTATGTTGAATCCACCTTTCCTGAACACACCTTCAGCTGATCTGTCGAATCCACGTACTGATGCACATCGTGACACATTTCTGAGCAAATAAGTTTTGTTTTAGTCCAACTTTTAATCTAAATGTCTCCAACTAActgtttaaaaccaaacaataTTCCATAAAGCGAAACTTTTCCTCCTGAGACACTGAGTccaacatttttgtcattttttcccACAGTAAGTGACTGAAAAGATGGACTTGTTACATgaatttgtcaaaataaagctcAAGCTTCAAGCTGAGCAACTTGAATGAGCcaatattttgaaaacagaaatataattgAGTGATTAGAAACTAAAACCCTGGCTGTGTTCTCTCCGGCCCCCCTCCCCTGGTGTAAATAATATCAGAGGCAGGACAGTCACGATCTTGTGCCGTCTGGTTTGGAGGACTCTTGCTGGCACGGGTTCCCGAGCGCTGACTGGGAGCCCTTTGGTACCGCAAGGACCCCCAACAGCTGAGCGATGACCTCATGGACGCAGGACAACTGAAAGGGTCGCGCTCCAGTGACTTGGAGCCGACGGCGACCCCGGCGAGCGCCGGGAGTCTTTGGCCCAGTTATCTACAGCTGTCACACCGTCAGCTCGACGGGGATTACACAACTCCGACACCATCTGCAGAGTCCTGGGATCACCGCCTGAACTGCGTCTCTGATATTTCTTCcttcaaatcaaactgcagGAGCGACCAACAAAGGAGGCATGTTCTCTAGATGAGGTGATTCCCTGAAACTTTTCCAAACGTTTTCCCAAACTGAGCTCCGCCACAGTGACTAAGCACGAAGGAACTTTTTCATCGGCCTCCTCCTTGATAAAGCCGAGTCTGTGAAAGGAcgagaaaaaactgaaaatattgagACTATCtttcaaaagtgtttttgttgatgGCATATCTAAATATTTTAGatcctgatgatgtcatcagtatTATTCTGTCCATTAGGTGTGGATGACATCTAAAATGTAACCTTATGAGACGGACCATCAGGCTTATTTCAGATCAGGAAGTTTTGGTTAATATCATCAGATTTTGATCTAATCCTGATTTCCTTCCTCTGACCTGCATGCAGAAACAAGCTGTTGACTTGTTGGACCTGAACTGTTCTTCGTCCTCACCTGAACTGACTCTTCAGTTTCGTTAATGTGGGTGaagattgtgattttttttccattttcagattACAGATAATCAATCAGTCAATATCTAAGacgttctctttttttttttaaagccgtCATATCGTCCTTGCATAGCCGGGGTTGCTGACATGTTgagtaactgtgtgtgtgtttggggactattttcagcatttGCTGCCCTGGTGAGTATTTCAGGATGGCAGGACATTGACTGCCGTGTGTGACTTCACTGAACAGAAATAAGAGAggaaaatgatatttaaaacaGCGTTCAGAGCCGCTCCCCTCAGCCGGGATGTTATTTTTGAGATATTTGCAGAGATAGCGTGGTCGATTCAAACATCAGATCGGCTGACTGAACACAGTTGTTGTTTAGTCAAACTCTCTGATAAGGGACGGAGCCGCAGCGGTCTAATTACTGACGGCTCATTCTGGAGCCAGATTCACTGACAAGTtctagattagattagatttccaCTTTAACAGACACATGAAGCAAAATATCCAAACTTTGGGCCTTTTGGTCCTTTCGACCCTCCAACATCGTCTTTGTTACTTTGAGCCCTTGagctctctccctgtttctctgaGAATATTTTTCTGAGAGCCAATTTGGGCCTTGATGTTGAATCTGTGAGGAGAAACACACTAACAgggtctgttttattttgcccCGGCTctattaaagtttaaatttagACTTGACAAAGGCCTTTTAACTTCCAGAGCTCCCTCCGACACCGAATAAATGAGGCTACTGGTCTAAATCTGTCTGCCAGTTGTTTGTCCTCCAACCGGAGAAGAAAAGCCTCCTGCTCTCAACTGACTGATGTTCAGTTGGTAAATCCAACGTCCCACTTCACAGGCTGCCTGATTTATCTCATCTACTCAGCCATCGATCGGTGTGAAAACTGGATATTACACCGATATTTGGTGACAGAAATCATCACAGTTCCAGTTTTATTGGatgttttttgggggaaaaTTATAATAATCCAACTTCTCCTATTTATAACGTCATCATCGTCATTTTAAACTGACAGCTTTGAATCCTTTAATGCACCAACTTACAACAAAATGACTGACTTTTTACTGTCCCGTcccgtttgtttgttttatgaagtctagttttttttttttttttggttggttctTGCTCCATTTATATATCTTTGCAAATTGCATATTTTGCGAAGTCTTCTGTGAGTcttgagaagaagaaaagaagtgatAGAAATAGAAGCACTTCTGGTTACAGCTCAGTGAGTAAAAGAGGATGAGCTGAATGTTTCAGCAGGAAAGCTTCAATGAAACAATCTCCTTAAGTCCTAACTTTCTTTAAATAAAGGGGGCAGTACAACAAAACTCAGCTGCCAGGACACGTTTGTTGGTGTCCTGGTTTGACAGAGACGTTCTCATAGAAACAGCTGCAGAGTGAAATAATACAGTAAAGGGCTCAGTTTGTGCAGCACAATAACAAAGGGCATGATGCAAAGgcgtgcacacacgcacacagacacacaaacccagcCTGGCATTTCCTGGCTCTGCCTGTGAACTGCATTCGTTTAATTCCTCACAAAAAGGCCGAGCCAACGTTTGATCAGCACCTTCAACTGCAGCAGCTCAACACAACCGACAGTGAGACACATCCGCccacaaaaaacacaggaaacaagaTAAAATGAACAATGAGCACATTAAAGCTGAACATTCCTGCCCTTTTCCCAGCGAGCAGAGGCCGAACAGACGGAGCTGAGCCACTCGCCGTGATGCATTCGCTTCTCCTAGGAACTAGCACCGCTGTGCCAAACGCTGCTGCCAAATTCAACAGATTAACCCTCTGCATGATGATGCAGAGCGGAGGAAATGTTTGGGCTTCCTCTGCAAACAGCGAAAACCTTCAGCCACCTCGGTGCTTTCTCATAGATGGTCAGGATcaacaaatgttgaaaaatgttgGTTGAATAGGAAATGTTCTCCGCTGTCGGTCCAGGCCCGGAGGGTCATCAGGCCTGAGCTGATGCAGTGAAGATCATTTTCCCACCAACATCTCCTGGCTCATTTCGAAGTCTGACGCCAACGTCCGCACAAAAAGCTCATAAGCTCGTCTTTTTTATAGAAAGGGGCCATTTCTCGTTTTCCCTCTCGCCTGGTTTCTGGCCAGAAGAGGCTGATGGAGGTCGTTGCTCCACAACAGTGTCGGCCATTGTTGTCTTTACAACACAGGAGGTGACAATACGACCTCTGAGCGGCGCTGCAGCTTCAGGCCAGATCGAGGCAGCAGTGAGCCgctactgaaaaaaaacaaacaaacaaaaaaaaaccccacaaaaacaacaaaaacaaaaaaaaaaaattacaggacAAGCTGGTTATCGTGCTAATGTCAGCGGACGACTTCccatgaaattaaaacaagaaGCTTCGAGCTGCTGTATTTGGAAGATAACTCCCGGACTAAAGAGAAGCCGACTCGACTGACCATCGTGCTGCTCGGTGTGGCACGATGTCTGCcaactgcagacacacattttaaatcgTGACAATGAAGCCATCACCGCACAAAGAGGGCCAGTCACACTTTAACAAACCACAACTACATTAACTCACCACTCATTGTGGCATGAAGACAGTAAGAGTCCAGAGCTGCCAACAATTATACTGTGGCGTTTACAGAAACCCGGCCCCCGTGCCCCCTCTTGGCACGCAgcacttacacaaacacacaataggAGTGAGACTGGACGGTACCGTTGGGTGTTTTTAAGTGGCAGCTGGGTCCATCCCCGCTGGGGACACCAGACCATTTCAGTGGGTTTGAATAtgttgagggggggggggcaacaaatGGGCCCCCTGGGTTTTCTGTCCACAGCACACTGGTGGTATTCAGAGCAGACCAACTCCACGATGGTCCCGACACGGCAGGGTCTTTAATTTGGACGACCAGACTTGGAGTGCCGTTCTTGTTAATGTGTCACCACAC
The nucleotide sequence above comes from Echeneis naucrates chromosome 9, fEcheNa1.1, whole genome shotgun sequence. Encoded proteins:
- the kank1a gene encoding KN motif and ankyrin repeat domain-containing protein 1a isoform X2 — protein: MEQDVWEMFERGQRCPSTEDDKDSEAPYYVETPYGYQLDLDFLKYVDDIERGNTIKKLSIQRKPKVAKPLAVPRGSTGGGNTQAEWTSTDSLSSSNSDDKQSPVFFTPRPQVAAPLTPTLPRAACEVLQQQSYSVIAEQKQLLPPPSPRFAPRHNPQVEKTLMETRRRLEQERLLLQPLQSEPPLPRRRLASFSGMGSSSSLSSYSGSMAPSQISPSTHQALTINGHLANGEYNPYYPPSVGSSIRHSPMSSGMATPVTNVSPLHLQQIREQMVVALKRLKELEEQVKTIPILQVKIAVLQEEKRQLAAQSKNQCPGGFRKRSYSVGCVDQMENPGPIQKEPELHIMEPEAKEQSAQRLDEFRRLAAEVQALEKTSQDNNLNELQAHSLAQNHAAQKSIGVVTDENMNNLPVGQRKTNNERCLRDAGVVTERQETRSAAVGVTEAMLGMSSEAEKEIELQQQTIESLKDKIYRLEVQLKETTHQMEMGKLKLELQAAGGSNKKKVDKGVMVRPEMYNVCMEAKVQMRSQGVGDHLEFSHVATAKTVESHSVGVTCKPNMATISTGPDIPMDRWVVHELVETTDQCVGRRVEMCHQQVGIELMVCEVGVNTEESVDSLALRKAMTELSKESRSVGCGDCSVDVIVSPVKTLVSQGTDPVLVSKVDSGVTAAPESATQQTNTETEVANKSTNTRTAVLTDSFTEMVLITCDKQTNTAVTETRTVAAGEGLVKDPHSTAKMRSIAVGTTTDVESLLGKSSSAKTKECGVGLVSIHENFLVGLKTRNIACGPSQPAESVTSNNGGKEVKAEPAQLKAPAQEGAGLDHYIERVQKLLQEQQMLLAENYSELAEAFGQPQSQFGSINSQLVSTLSSINSVMKYGSMEDILKVQSDAARSEKELSQQLRPQTLSVADTPAQQQISAAEQKSRMDLQMSTALHGQPCSQSTLKSIMKKKDGRADSNGTKKNLQFVGVNGGYESTSSDDSSSEEDSSSSGSDEEEAEDEGNENVMEGKSAGEEFKSEGAEEVDKKDNEESSEKREARERYELSEKMLAACGVLKTHLSDSKAVSSKDLRACLNTVQHEWFRVSSQKAAVAAMVEDYLGAFGSISPAVLRHIVNMADGNGNTALHYSVSHSNFHVVKKLLDADVCNVNQQNKAGYTPIMLAALAAVETPKDMCVVEELFSKGDVNARASQAGQTGLMLAVSHGRMDMVRALLAHGADVNVQDDEGSTALMCASEHGHVEIVKLLLGQPGCDATLSDSDESNALSIALEAGHKDIAVLLYAHVNFSKAQSPGTPRLGRKTSPSPTRRGMFD
- the kank1a gene encoding KN motif and ankyrin repeat domain-containing protein 1a isoform X1, giving the protein MAQTMHVNGNDPERGQRCPSTEDDKDSEAPYYVETPYGYQLDLDFLKYVDDIERGNTIKKLSIQRKPKVAKPLAVPRGSTGGGNTQAEWTSTDSLSSSNSDDKQSPVFFTPRPQVAAPLTPTLPRAACEVLQQQSYSVIAEQKQLLPPPSPRFAPRHNPQVEKTLMETRRRLEQERLLLQPLQSEPPLPRRRLASFSGMGSSSSLSSYSGSMAPSQISPSTHQALTINGHLANGEYNPYYPPSVGSSIRHSPMSSGMATPVTNVSPLHLQQIREQMVVALKRLKELEEQVKTIPILQVKIAVLQEEKRQLAAQSKNQCPGGFRKRSYSVGCVDQMENPGPIQKEPELHIMEPEAKEQSAQRLDEFRRLAAEVQALEKTSQDNNLNELQAHSLAQNHAAQKSIGVVTDENMNNLPVGQRKTNNERCLRDAGVVTERQETRSAAVGVTEAMLGMSSEAEKEIELQQQTIESLKDKIYRLEVQLKETTHQMEMGKLKLELQAAGGSNKKKVDKGVMVRPEMYNVCMEAKVQMRSQGVGDHLEFSHVATAKTVESHSVGVTCKPNMATISTGPDIPMDRWVVHELVETTDQCVGRRVEMCHQQVGIELMVCEVGVNTEESVDSLALRKAMTELSKESRSVGCGDCSVDVIVSPVKTLVSQGTDPVLVSKVDSGVTAAPESATQQTNTETEVANKSTNTRTAVLTDSFTEMVLITCDKQTNTAVTETRTVAAGEGLVKDPHSTAKMRSIAVGTTTDVESLLGKSSSAKTKECGVGLVSIHENFLVGLKTRNIACGPSQPAESVTSNNGGKEVKAEPAQLKAPAQEGAGLDHYIERVQKLLQEQQMLLAENYSELAEAFGQPQSQFGSINSQLVSTLSSINSVMKYGSMEDILKVQSDAARSEKELSQQLRPQTLSVADTPAQQQISAAEQKSRMDLQMSTALHGQPCSQSTLKSIMKKKDGRADSNGTKKNLQFVGVNGGYESTSSDDSSSEEDSSSSGSDEEEAEDEGNENVMEGKSAGEEFKSEGAEEVDKKDNEESSEKREARERYELSEKMLAACGVLKTHLSDSKAVSSKDLRACLNTVQHEWFRVSSQKAAVAAMVEDYLGAFGSISPAVLRHIVNMADGNGNTALHYSVSHSNFHVVKKLLDADVCNVNQQNKAGYTPIMLAALAAVETPKDMCVVEELFSKGDVNARASQAGQTGLMLAVSHGRMDMVRALLAHGADVNVQDDEGSTALMCASEHGHVEIVKLLLGQPGCDATLSDSDESNALSIALEAGHKDIAVLLYAHVNFSKAQSPGTPRLGRKTSPSPTRRGMFD